A portion of the Phocoena sinus isolate mPhoSin1 chromosome 9, mPhoSin1.pri, whole genome shotgun sequence genome contains these proteins:
- the CCDC136 gene encoding LOW QUALITY PROTEIN: coiled-coil domain-containing protein 136 (The sequence of the model RefSeq protein was modified relative to this genomic sequence to represent the inferred CDS: inserted 1 base in 1 codon; deleted 2 bases in 2 codons) — protein sequence MEAGAGAGAGAAGWSCPGPGPTVTTSGSYEVSEGCERKKGQRWGSLERRGMQAMEGEVLLPALYEEEEEEEEEEEEVEEEDDQVQKSGSMGSLSVGKHRGLSLTETELEELRAQVLQLVAELEETRELAGQHEDDSLELQGLLEDERLASAQQAEVFTKQIQQLQGELRSLREEISLLEHEKESELKEIEQELHLAQAEIQNLRQAAEDSATEHESDIASLQEDLCRMQNELEDMERIRGEYEMEITSLRAEIEMKNSDPSNXLSLSDFSEMQEELQQLRDRYHFLNEEYQALQENNSSLTGQLADLESERTQRATERCLESQALGSMKSAESQTSEEDFLEPDPEMHLLRQQLLGAEEQMHDMQNECKKLSCELQELQHHRRTSEEEQRRLQRELKCAQDEVLRFQTSHSVTQSEELRTRLCALQQKYDASQDEQNELLKIQLQLQAELQQLKVMKPTVVESQSEKELQCQLQKLQLQYQNITCEKDKLLAVQQQLQDSLHCHEAEVQHLKGIVASSQESREKNAEMHAQLQEMKWLYQTSKDALERQKHVYDQLEQDFLLCQQELQQLKTTQSIPEDKGKCADKCDALLFRLTELQERYKASQKEVARLQMEQCELLERQRRVQEAQGQLHEELHRLTFPLPRSGLFHKSQELLTKLQDLCELQMVYQGMQEEQKKLIQNQESILKEQLELHGALQRFKESDFREVLENPKDSKWPKSSKCGHNKSKVIITQMQALQELYEASEAEQELLQQEQERLLEERKRLQADLQLCLEEIHMLQVQSPSVKMSLESYKKSYGTTATSNENCRRGCNIDDNESCHESYNSSQASEESLLKSYDSSTSTGESCGRSYRSSSSSSIAYKRSYGTSRSSDTCHKSYVSSSMDDELADPEDMERFEDTVAKVLIKLQGVQAMYQLSQEEHDLLWQQMRNLLDKQKRLKEELDACETEFRECVECLEKTGASPHEEHEIKELQAKLRELQLQYQASMDEQGRLLAVQEQLEGQLQCCQEELHQLKEKRSSVTEETKGTNGNENVNKNASGVKRKKVAKPSLESSEVSCESRKSLEVVLYYKANHVALDDQTKEEIEEETKETIEDKTKESWDELVSEPSGPREVKFKADQEERDEEFHSQEGKEEGDDQEEEEDEASEGSIPLKPSESKKNMFGMWKPMVFLALAAVALYVLPNMRPQETESCLVE from the exons ATGGAGGCGGGCGCCGGGGCCGGCGCGGGCGCCGCGGGCTGGAGCTGCCCGGGCCCAG GACCCACAGTGACCACTTCAGGCTCCTACGAGGTATCAGAGGGTTGTGAGAGGAAGAAAGGCCAACGCTGGGGGTCCCTGGAACGGCGGGGGATGCAAGCTATGGAGG GGGAAGTGTTACTCCCAGCTCTCTacgaggaggaagaggaggaggaagaagaggaagaagaggtggaAGAAGAGGATGATCAAGTGCAGAAAAGTGGCAGCATGGGCTCCCTGTCGGTTGGCAAGCACCGGGGCCTGAGCCTCACGGAGACGGAGCTGGAGGAGCTGAGGGCTCAGGTGCTGCAgctggtggcagagctggaggagACCCGGGAACTGGCAGGGCAGCATGAGGACGACTCACTGGAGCTGCAGG GGCTCCTGGAGGATGAGCGGCTGGCCAGCGCCCAGCAGGCAGAGGTGTTCACCAAGCAGATTCAGCAGCTCCAAG GTGAGCTGCGGTCTCTACGGGAGGAGATTTCCCTGTTAGAGcatgaaaaagaaagtgaactTAAGGAAATAGAACAGGAGTTGCATTTGGCCCAGGCTGAGATCCAGAATCTGCGGCAAGCAGCGGAGGACTCCGCGACTGAACATGAGAGCGACATAGCCTCCCTGCAGGAGGATCTCTGCCGGATGCAGAATGAACTCGAGGACATGGAGCGCATCCGAGGAGAGTATGAGATGGAGATCACCTCCCTCCgtgcagaaatagaaatgaagaactcTGACCCATCCA AGTTAAGTCTCTCAGATTTCTCTGAGATGCAAG AAGAGTTGCAGCAACTGCGGGACCGCTACCACTTCCTGAACGAGGAGTACCAGGCCCTCCAGGAGAACAACAGTAGCCTCACAGGACAGCTTGCGGATCTGGAGAGTGAGAG GACACAAAGAGCAACAGAAAGGTGCCTGGAGTCCCAAGCCCTAGGGAGTATGAAGTCAGCAGAGTCTCAGACTTCAGAAGAGGATTTCCTGGAGCCGGATCCTGAAATGCATTTGTTGCGACAGCagctgctgggagctgaggagCAGATGCATGACATGCAGAACGAG TGTAAGAAATTGAGTTGTGAGTTGCAAGAGCTACAGCATCATCGCCGGACCAGTGAGGAGGAGCAGAGGCGGCTGCAGAGGGAGCTCAAGTGTGCACAGGATGAGGTGCTTCGGTTTCAGACTTCCCACAGTGTCACCCAG AGCGAGGAGCTGAGGACCAGACTCTGTGCCCTGCAGCAAAAGTATGAT GCTAGCCAGGATGAGCAGAATGAGCTCTTGAAGATACAGCTACAACTTCAGGCTGAGCTCCAGCAGCTCAAAGTTATGAAACCCACAGTCGTAGAAAGCCAGAGTGAGAAG GAGTTACAGTGCCAGCTACAGAAGCTGCAGCTGCAGTACCAGAACATCACGTGTGAGAAGGACAAGCTGCTGGCCGTGCAGCAGCAGCTGCAAGACAGCCTGCACTGCCACGAGGCAGAGGTGCAGCACCTCAAGGGCATCGTGGCCTCCTCCcaagagagcagagagaag aaTGCAGAGATGCACGCCCAGCTGCAGGAGATGAAGTGGCTGTACCAGACCAGCAAGGATGCACTGGAGCGGCAAAAGCACGTGTATGATCAGCTCGAGCAGGACTTCTTGCTCTGCCAGCAGGAGCTGCAGCAGCTCAAGACCACCCAGTCCATCCCAGAGGACAAGGGAAAGTGTGCTGATAAG TGTGACGCACTGCTCTTCAGACTGACAGAATTGCAGGAGAGGTACAAGGCCAGCCAGAAGGAGGTGGCGCGGCTGCAGATGGAGCAGTGCGAGCTCctggagaggcagaggagggtgCAGGAGGCGCAGGGCCAGCTGCACGAAGAGCTGCACAGGCTCACGTTCCCGCTCCCCAGATCTGGTCTCTTCCACAAG AGTCAGGAGCTCCTTACAAAGTTACAAGACCTGTGTGAACTACAGATGGTCTACCAAGGCATGCAGGAGGAGCAG AAAAAACTGATACAGAATcaagaaagtatattaaaagaaCAATTAGAACTGCACGGAGCGCTGCAACGTTTCAAGGAGTCTGATTTCCGGGAAGTGTTGGAGAATCCGAAGGACTCCAAATGGCCTAAGTCCTCAAAATGTGGTCATAACAAG TCCAAGGTGATCATCACCCAGATGCAGGCTCTGCAGGAGCTGTACGAGGCCAGTGAGGCTGAGCAGGAGCTGCTGCAGCAGGAGCAGGAGCGGCTTCTAGAGGAGCGGAAGAGGCTGCAGGCCGACCTGCAGCTCTGCCTGGAAGAAATCCACATGCTCCAAGTCCAGTCCCCTTCTGTGAAAATGAGCCTTGAGTCCTACAAGAAGAGTTACGGGACCACGGCCACCAGCAACGAGAACTGTCGCAGAGGTTGTAACATTGATGACAACGAGAGCTGTCACGAGAGTTACAACAGCAGCCAGGCCAGCGAAGAGAGCCTCCTCAAGAGCTATGACAGTAGCACCAGTACCGGGGAGTCCTGTGGGAGGAGTTaccgcagcagcagcagcagcagcattgcCTATAAGAGGAGTTACGGCACCAGCAGGAGCTCTGACACCTGTCACAAGAGTTACGTCAGCAGCAGCATGGACGACGAACTTGCTGATCCTGAAGATATGGAG cgCTTTGAGGACACGGTTGCCAAGGTGTTGATCAAGCTGCAGGGGGTGCAGGCCATGTACCAGCTCAGCCAGGAGGAGCACGACCTGCTGTGGCAGCAGATGAGAAACCTGCTAGACAAGCAGAAGAGGCTGAAGGAAGAGCTGGATGCCTGCGAGACGGAATTCAGGGAGTGCGTGGAGTGCCTGGAGAAGACCGGTGCCTCCCCACATGAGGAGCACGAG ATCAAAGAACTGCAGGCCAAGCTGCGGGAGCTGCAGCTACAGTACCAGGCTAGCATGGATGAGCAGGGGCGGCTCCTGGCCGTGCAGGAGCAGTTGGAGGGGCAGCTGCAGTGCTGCCAGGAAGAGCTTCACCAGCTCAAAGAGAAGAGGTCCTCTGTTACCGAAGAAACCAAGGGAACGAATGGCAATGAGAACGTGAATAAGAATGCCAGTGGGGTTAAACGTAAAAAGGTGGCCAAGCCAAGCCTGGAGAGTTCTGAGGTCAGCTGTGAGAGCAGAAAG AGTCTGGAGGTGGTGCTGTACTACAAGGCCAACCATGTGGCCTTGGACGATCAAACgaaagaggaaatagaagagGAAACGAAGGAGACAATTGAGGACAAAACAAAGGAGTCCTGGGATGAACTAGTTTCTGAGCCATCAGGTCCTAGAGAGGTTAAATTCAAAGCAGACCAGGAGGAGAGAGATGAAGAGTTCCACAGCCAGGAGGGTAAGGAAGAAGGCGACGaccaagaggaggaggaggatgaagcTTCAGAGGGAAGCATCCCCCTCAAGCCTTCTGAGAGCAAAAAG